In Pseudoduganella albidiflava, a single window of DNA contains:
- a CDS encoding AAA family ATPase, with translation MFNLYKLQLALKNTWVRLALVVLAVAAVVFAVIRTEVVQDTSPVVRSQNISEITALVGQRARLDYLLIARPLSDSPRYIYKFKDSSQLHVVKVPSTSHLSLEREVLLRNGLPYAIAKEDYLSKHKAVLLDDGGTMAGVTAFVQRHAFDIFLVVLLLFVLKFGIPGMGGASASVITPDKLKGSMDDLIGMEDIKQEVLHLEDMIRNRAVYKQHNIDKPFNVMLTGPAGTGKTKLAGYLAKRLGYPLISASGSALESGYIGGGSKSLNALYRKAAARGNCIIFLDEAQALFMPRGRGEKKWEDDTANTLLGLLDGVKSDEGKGVIWVVASNFDDNNSQMDEAMLRRFSVKINFRLPNKQERKELLSSFLKRKEDGLVDWNDMNLDQIAEITQNLSPALLETVVDRASLLSIQDKTVINTDLMFRAFERATIGLTDRATTAEKTRQRERIALHELGHFFMQIDPYLRAGLTLDEVKEKSHLLKISTESVSKLNALGYVLSAGDDMSLRTLEELERDVMQLYGGVAAEELFYGARGISVGSQNDIQKATSMLHTMVNSLSMYSRSKLDYSQFKNEMSGEHTLVQVEAKADELYSETLKSIGDYRDVMESLKDVLMERYVLTKDDVFKLLHERLDPVPLRLAA, from the coding sequence GGGCCAGCGTGCGCGGCTCGATTACCTGCTGATCGCCCGTCCGCTGTCGGATTCGCCGCGTTATATCTACAAATTCAAGGATTCTTCCCAGCTGCACGTGGTGAAGGTGCCCAGCACCTCCCACCTGAGCCTGGAGCGCGAAGTGCTGCTGCGTAACGGCCTGCCGTACGCGATCGCCAAGGAAGACTACCTGTCCAAGCACAAGGCCGTGCTGCTGGACGATGGCGGCACGATGGCGGGCGTGACGGCTTTCGTGCAACGCCACGCATTCGACATCTTCCTCGTGGTACTGCTGCTGTTCGTGCTGAAGTTCGGCATTCCCGGCATGGGTGGCGCTTCCGCGTCCGTGATCACTCCGGACAAGCTGAAGGGTTCGATGGACGACCTGATCGGCATGGAAGACATCAAGCAGGAAGTGCTGCACCTGGAAGACATGATCCGCAACCGCGCCGTCTACAAGCAGCACAACATCGACAAGCCGTTCAACGTGATGCTGACGGGCCCTGCCGGTACCGGCAAGACCAAGCTGGCCGGCTACCTGGCCAAGCGCCTGGGCTACCCGCTGATCTCGGCTTCCGGCTCGGCGCTGGAATCGGGCTACATCGGTGGCGGCTCCAAGTCGCTGAACGCGCTGTACCGCAAGGCTGCCGCCCGCGGCAACTGCATCATCTTCCTCGACGAAGCGCAGGCGCTGTTCATGCCCCGCGGCCGCGGCGAGAAGAAGTGGGAAGACGATACCGCCAATACCCTGCTGGGCCTGCTGGACGGCGTGAAGAGCGACGAAGGCAAGGGCGTGATCTGGGTGGTGGCGTCGAACTTCGACGACAACAATTCGCAGATGGATGAAGCGATGCTGCGCCGCTTCTCCGTGAAGATCAACTTCCGCCTGCCGAACAAGCAGGAACGCAAAGAACTGCTGAGCTCGTTCCTGAAGCGCAAGGAAGACGGCCTGGTGGACTGGAACGACATGAACCTGGACCAGATCGCCGAGATTACCCAGAACCTGTCGCCGGCCCTGCTGGAAACCGTGGTCGACCGCGCTTCGCTGCTGTCGATCCAGGACAAGACGGTGATCAATACCGACCTGATGTTCCGCGCCTTCGAGCGTGCCACGATCGGCCTGACCGACCGCGCCACCACGGCCGAGAAGACCCGCCAGCGCGAGCGGATTGCCTTGCACGAACTGGGTCACTTCTTCATGCAGATCGATCCCTACCTGCGTGCCGGCCTGACGCTGGACGAAGTGAAAGAAAAATCGCACCTGCTGAAGATCAGCACGGAATCGGTCTCGAAGCTGAACGCGCTGGGCTATGTACTGTCCGCCGGTGACGACATGTCGCTGCGCACGCTGGAAGAACTGGAACGCGACGTGATGCAGCTGTACGGCGGCGTCGCGGCGGAAGAGCTGTTCTACGGCGCCCGCGGCATCTCGGTGGGCAGCCAGAACGATATCCAGAAAGCGACCTCGATGCTGCACACGATGGTCAACAGCCTGTCGATGTATTCCCGTTCCAAGCTGGACTACAGCCAGTTCAAGAACGAGATGAGCGGCGAGCACACGCTGGTGCAGGTGGAAGCCAAGGCCGACGAGCTGTACAGCGAAACGCTGAAATCGATCGGCGATTACCGCGACGTGATGGAATCGCTGAAGGACGTGCTGATGGAACGCTACGTGCTCACCAAGGACGACGTGTTCAAGCTGCTGCATGAACGCCTCGATCCGGTACCGCTGCGCCTGGCAGCCTGA